In Kwoniella dejecticola CBS 10117 chromosome 6, complete sequence, a genomic segment contains:
- a CDS encoding sodium/hydrogen exchanger 3, whose protein sequence is MSSGGTTPILNPPAEVINPADEEFYASWGLCILCLLLIGALITSYYLQIKRIRAVHETVVSIFAGMVVGLIIRLSPGHMIREMLSFKHTFFFNALLPPIILNSGYELKQENFFRNFGVILTFAFLGTFISAVGIGVLCYIWSFLGLEGLKFTLLECLIFGSTLSATDPVTILAIFNSNKVDPKLYSIIFGESILNDAVSIVMYETLSQFHGEDIYLSSLFHGVGIFLFSFLVSMALGVAFGLACSLGLKHSHLATYPHIESCLVALVAYTSYFFSNGIAMSGIVSLLFCGITLKHYAYHTMSKRTQRTTKYMFAVLAQLSENFIFIYLGLNLFTQDVQVFKPLFILVSAIAVMASRYAAVFPLSELINWVFHTRGQRYEELPHSYQMMLFWAGLRGAVGVALAAGITGDNADALRTTILVVVVLTVIIFGGTTARMLEVLGIRVGVEDEDASSDDEAEGWTSYNGNLALSVGPGSRRYAGSNGRLSYAAGEYDDGEIDLHSPDESPYIHSQGQKGYPLNLKRQSQSRSRQASMGARSTFGTNNSRSGFSTNSDSDEYNEEVLPSATGDPAQSPYDPENPHAHAHAEEGVAGGLGSIRPGMIFRDGQWFTALDERYLLPLFSNSVTARRHHAKKQTRKVSSGLHDRDRGGPGNESGHGTPRGGSLDIHRERGGDEDYAYDGESENGKVKSGLPRTFSGSVTDFFFAKADPSSSSANQSSSNLPLPLEERNRLSGSDGGGDASPGAAEEGWIWTGPGPSSSSAVHSREGSRSSTPKFTKGD, encoded by the exons ATGTCATCAGGAGGGACAACGCCTATCTTGAACCCTCCTGCGGAAGTGATTAACCCCGCAGATGAAGAATTCTACGCATC ATGGGGTCTATGTATCCTATGTCTACTATTGATAGGAGCCCTAATAACGTCTTATTACCTACAAATCAAGCGAATAAGAGCGGTACACGAGACGGTAGTCTCGATTTTTGCCGGGATGGTAGTGGGGTTGATCATTAGGTTATCGCCCGGGCATATGATCAGGGAgatgctg TCATTCaaacataccttcttcttcaacgctTTACTGCCGCCCATCATCTTGAACTCGGGATACGAGTTGAAGCAG GAAAACTTCTTCAGAAATTTCGGTGTCATCCTTACCTTCGCCTTTTTGGGTACCTTCATCTCGGCTGTCGGCATTGG GGTGTTATGCTACATATGGTCATTCCTAGGACTGGAAGGGCTGAAATTCACCCTGTTGGAATGTCTAATCTTCGGGTCAACCCTCTCAGCAACGGATCCCGTGACCATTCTAGCTATTTTCAATTCGAACAAAGTCGACCCCAAGCTATACTCCATCATCTTTGGAGAAAGTATATTGAACGACGCTGTCAGTATCGTTATGTACGA GACATTATCCCAATTCCACGGAGAAGATATCTACCTCTCATCACTCTTCCACGGAGTAGGgatcttcttgttctctttcctcgtctCAATGGCTTTAGGCGTTGCCTTCGGTCTAGCATGTTCACTCGGTCTCAAGCATTCTCACTTGGCAACATACCCGCACATTGAAAGTTGCTTAGTGGCTTTGGTAGCTTATACCAGTTACTTCTTCTCGAATGGTATTGCTATGAGTG GTATTGTGTCCCTCTTATTCTGTGGCATCACACTCAAACACTACGCATATCATACCATGTCTAAGCGGACTCAAAGAACGACGAAGTACATGTTTGCCGTCTTAGCGCAATTATCGGAAaacttcattttcatctACTTGGGCCTTAACTTGTTCACTCAGGATGTCCAGGTGTTCAAACCTTTGTTCATCCTTGTGTCTGCT ATTGCGGTCATGGCTTCTCGATACGCAGCCGTTTTCCCCCTGTCCGAACTGATCAACTGGGTTTTCCACACTCGAGGACAACGATATGAGGAACTTCCCCACTCCTACCAGATGATGTTGTTCTGGGCTGGTTTGCGAGGTGCAGTCGGAGTAGCTCTAGCGGCCGGAATTACAGGAGACAATGCCGATGCCTTACGAACTACAATCCTAGTCGTAGTGGTGTTGAcggtcatcatcttcggagGGACTACTGCAAGGATGTTAGAAGTGCTAGGTATCAGAGTCGgggtcgaggatgaagatgcgtCCAGTgacgacgaagctgaaggatggACCTCGTACAATGGGAATCTCGCACTATCTGTGGGTCCAGGCTCGAGGAGATACGCTGGCTCGAACGGACGGCTTTCATACGCTGCTGGTGAATACGATGATGGGGAGATCGACTTGCACTCGCCTGACGAATCGCCATACATCCATTCTCAGGGCCAAAAGGGATACCCACTCAACCTGAAACGACAATCCCAGAGTCGATCGAGGCAAGCTTCGATGGGAGCGCGATCGACGTTCGGTACGAACAATTCAAGATCTGGATTCTCGACCAACTCAGACTCGGACGAGTACAACGAAGAAGTCTTACCTTCAGCCACAGGTGATCCGGCGCAATCTCCGTATGATCCTGAAAATCCAcacgctcacgctcacgctgaagaaggtgtagCAGGGGGCTTAGGATCGATCCGACCAGGAATGATCTTTAGAGATGGACAATGGTTCACCGCGCTGGATGAGCGTTACCTGTTACCGCTATTCAGTAATTCGGTGACTGCGAGAAGACATCATGCGAAGAAACAGACCAGGAAGGTCAGTAGTGGGTTGCACGACAGAGACAGGGGAGGACCAGGCAATGAAAGCGGACATGGAACGCCCAGAGGAGGGTCGTTGGATATACATAGAGAAAGAGGCGGGGATGAAGATTATGCGTATGATGGAGAGAGCGAGAATGGGAAGGTGAAGAGTGGACTACCGAGGACATTCAG TGGCTCAGTGACggatttcttcttcgcaaAAGCCGatccatcctcctcatcagcgaaccaatcctcatcgaacttaccattaccattagAAGAGCGGAATCGTCTGTCGGGAAGcgatggaggtggtg ACGCAAGCCCCGGTGCAGCCGAAGAAGGTTGGATATGGACTGGACCaggaccttcttcttcttctgcagtTCATTCTAGAGAAGGGAGTAGGAGCTCGACACCGAAATTCACTAAGGGTGATTGA